TAGCAAGGTAAGGCAAGATGGCTGAAACAAGCGGAGCCGGAACTGTAGAAAGCACTGCTGACGCAGGCGAAGAAGGCGTACGTCGCCGCGATTGGATCCATATCGCGGCGCTGGGTACTGCCGGAGTTGGCGGAGCATCGGTGATCTTTCCGCTGGTTAGCCAGATGGCTCCTACGGCTGACGTTTTGGCTGCAAGCACGACCGAAGTTGATGTTTCTCAAGTTCAGGTCGGCCAGTCGATCAAATCGGTTTTCCGCGATCAGCCGCTCTTCATCAAGCGTTTGACGCCTGAAGAAATTGCAGCGGCCAATGAAGTTGATGCAGGATCACTGCGTGACCCGGAGACTCTTGCCGATCGTACGCAAGAAGGCCACGAAGACATTCTGGTCACGATGGGCGTTTGCACCCACCTCGGCTGCGTGCCTCTAGGCGCTGCCGAGGGCGAGAACAAAGGCGAATTTGGCGGCTATTATTGCCCGTGTCATGGTTCGCACTACGATACCGCCGGCCGCATTCGCAAAGGCCCT
This region of Erythrobacter sp. F6033 genomic DNA includes:
- the petA gene encoding ubiquinol-cytochrome c reductase iron-sulfur subunit, yielding MAETSGAGTVESTADAGEEGVRRRDWIHIAALGTAGVGGASVIFPLVSQMAPTADVLAASTTEVDVSQVQVGQSIKSVFRDQPLFIKRLTPEEIAAANEVDAGSLRDPETLADRTQEGHEDILVTMGVCTHLGCVPLGAAEGENKGEFGGYYCPCHGSHYDTAGRIRKGPAPTNLTVPDYAFNGDVIRVG